From one Luteipulveratus mongoliensis genomic stretch:
- a CDS encoding carbohydrate ABC transporter permease, producing MNKAGAWARRAPLLPALIFMIIVTQLPFLVTLVVSFMNWNAYYPDDRGFAGVDNFVSVLTDVNARKAIFVTVLLTVGVVLISLIVGLCIALLLDRKFRGRGVARTLMITPFLVVPVAAALMWKHALFNPEYGLLNGMLKMVFGDNAPQRDWITDNPLISIVVALVWQWTPFMMLILLAGLQSRPMDVVEAARIDGASPWQIFRSMTLPHLRPYIELSGLLGAIYVVQNFDAVFTITSGGLGTANLPYFIYQTFYTAHDYGRASAAGVVVVIGTIIIATFALRTAFSLFQEDSR from the coding sequence ATGAACAAGGCGGGAGCCTGGGCCAGGCGAGCACCGCTGCTGCCAGCGCTGATCTTCATGATCATCGTCACGCAGCTGCCGTTCCTCGTGACCCTGGTGGTCTCGTTCATGAACTGGAACGCGTACTACCCCGATGACCGTGGGTTCGCAGGCGTCGACAACTTCGTCAGCGTGCTGACTGATGTCAATGCTCGCAAGGCGATCTTCGTGACGGTCCTGCTCACCGTCGGTGTCGTGCTGATCTCGCTCATCGTCGGGCTCTGCATCGCGCTCCTGCTGGACCGCAAGTTCCGCGGCCGCGGGGTGGCCCGCACCTTGATGATCACCCCATTCCTCGTCGTCCCGGTCGCCGCGGCGCTGATGTGGAAGCACGCGCTGTTCAACCCGGAGTACGGCCTGCTCAACGGGATGCTGAAGATGGTGTTCGGAGACAACGCTCCGCAACGCGACTGGATCACCGACAACCCGCTGATCTCCATCGTTGTCGCTCTGGTCTGGCAGTGGACGCCGTTCATGATGCTGATCCTGCTGGCGGGCCTGCAGAGCAGGCCCATGGACGTCGTCGAGGCGGCGCGCATCGATGGCGCCTCACCGTGGCAGATCTTCCGCAGCATGACCTTGCCCCACCTGCGCCCCTACATCGAGCTGTCGGGTCTGCTCGGCGCGATCTATGTCGTGCAGAACTTCGATGCGGTCTTCACCATCACCTCGGGCGGGCTCGGGACGGCCAACCTGCCCTACTTCATCTATCAGACCTTCTACACCGCTCACGACTACGGTCGAGCGTCCGCAGCGGGCGTCGTCGTGGTGATCGGCACGATCATCATCGCGACCTTCGCACTGCGTACGGCGTTCAGCCTCTTTCAGGAGGACTCGCGATGA
- a CDS encoding carbohydrate ABC transporter permease, producing MTSTTVKKAATRPPLEIRHAKPKRSGVLLTGLAWFISVMFVLPVVWMVLTSLHTEQDAAANPPKLGAPISLDGYRSFFDSGPWPPIANSLTASIVSTFLVLVLALPAAYALSIKPVKKWSDVMFFFLSTKFLPVVAGLLPVYLFAQKVNLLDNIWLLIILYTSMNLPIAVWMLRSFLSEVPVEMLEAAQVDGAGLVRTLKEIVAPVVMPGIASAALICFIFSWNELLFARVLTGTRAETAPVFLTGFVTSQGLFLAKVCAASLVVSLPVLAAGFAAQDKLVQGLSMGAVK from the coding sequence ATGACGTCTACCACCGTCAAGAAGGCGGCCACCAGACCGCCGCTGGAGATCCGGCACGCCAAGCCCAAGAGGTCAGGTGTCCTGCTGACCGGGCTCGCGTGGTTCATCAGTGTGATGTTCGTGCTGCCCGTGGTCTGGATGGTTCTGACGTCGTTGCACACCGAGCAGGACGCCGCCGCCAACCCGCCCAAGCTGGGTGCGCCGATCAGCCTTGACGGCTACCGGTCCTTCTTCGACTCCGGACCCTGGCCGCCGATTGCGAACTCGCTGACGGCGAGCATCGTGTCGACGTTCCTGGTCCTGGTGCTGGCCCTGCCGGCGGCGTACGCGCTGTCGATCAAGCCGGTGAAGAAGTGGAGCGACGTGATGTTCTTCTTCCTCTCCACGAAGTTCCTACCGGTGGTCGCGGGGCTGCTGCCGGTCTACCTGTTCGCCCAGAAGGTCAACCTGCTGGACAACATCTGGTTGCTGATCATCTTGTACACCTCGATGAACCTGCCGATCGCGGTCTGGATGCTGCGCTCGTTCCTGTCCGAGGTGCCGGTCGAGATGCTCGAGGCCGCGCAGGTCGACGGTGCCGGTCTGGTGCGGACGCTGAAGGAGATCGTGGCGCCCGTCGTCATGCCTGGCATCGCGTCGGCAGCGCTGATCTGTTTCATCTTCTCCTGGAACGAGCTGCTCTTCGCCCGTGTCCTCACCGGCACCCGGGCCGAGACAGCACCGGTGTTCCTCACCGGGTTCGTCACGAGCCAGGGCCTGTTCCTGGCCAAGGTGTGTGCGGCATCGTTGGTGGTGTCACTACCGGTGCTCGCGGCCGGGTTCGCCGCGCAGGACAAGCTGGTCCAAGGTCTGTCGATGGGAGCCGTCAAGTGA
- a CDS encoding mannitol dehydrogenase family protein, producing the protein MDTRVQRPSYDRSRVTPGIVHFGVGGFHRAHQAMYLDALMNDGKALDWGIVGVGVLPQDSRIVDALTAQGGLYTLVLKHPDGRLEPRVIGSIVGMLLAPEDPEAVLERMTNPGTRIVSLTITEGSYLINQATGEFDGEHPSIQADLAENAVPATAFGFIIEALRRRREAGTPPFTVMSCDNLPGNGDVARKTLTAFARLKDPALADWMEADVAFPNGMVDRITPVTAAEDTQRLAEEFGVEDAWPVVCEPFTQWVLEDEFPQGRPPYEDAGVQLVDDVVPYELMKLRLLNSSHQALCYLGYLSGYRYAHEVCQDPLYVEFLLGYMRDEGRPTLPDVPGVDLDDYSRTLIERFANPEVRDTLARLCAESSDRIPKWLVPVIRDNLKAGGQVDRSALVVAAWARYAEGLDEAGEPIEIVDHRKDAVMAAAADQAEDPLAFLRDTTLFGDLADQEAFTKPYLAALKSLHDNGARATTEALVERLRT; encoded by the coding sequence TTGGATACGCGAGTCCAGCGACCGTCGTACGACCGCTCCCGCGTGACGCCGGGCATCGTGCACTTCGGGGTGGGCGGCTTCCATCGCGCCCATCAGGCGATGTACCTCGACGCGCTGATGAACGACGGCAAGGCGCTGGACTGGGGCATCGTCGGCGTCGGGGTGCTGCCGCAGGACAGCCGGATCGTCGACGCGCTCACGGCGCAGGGCGGGCTCTACACCCTGGTCCTGAAGCATCCCGATGGACGCCTCGAACCGCGCGTCATCGGCTCGATCGTCGGGATGCTCCTGGCACCCGAGGACCCGGAGGCAGTGCTGGAGCGGATGACCAACCCGGGCACCCGCATCGTCTCTCTGACGATCACCGAAGGCAGCTATCTGATCAATCAGGCGACGGGGGAGTTCGACGGCGAGCACCCCTCGATCCAGGCCGACCTCGCTGAGAACGCAGTGCCCGCAACGGCGTTCGGCTTCATCATCGAGGCGCTGCGTCGGCGGCGTGAGGCTGGCACGCCGCCCTTCACGGTGATGTCCTGCGACAACCTCCCGGGCAACGGTGATGTGGCGCGCAAGACGCTGACGGCGTTCGCGCGGCTGAAGGATCCTGCGCTCGCGGACTGGATGGAGGCCGACGTGGCCTTTCCCAACGGGATGGTCGACCGGATCACCCCGGTCACGGCTGCCGAGGACACGCAGCGGCTGGCCGAGGAGTTCGGCGTCGAGGATGCATGGCCAGTGGTCTGCGAGCCCTTCACCCAGTGGGTGCTGGAGGACGAGTTCCCGCAGGGGCGGCCGCCGTACGAGGACGCGGGCGTGCAGCTCGTCGACGACGTCGTGCCTTATGAGCTGATGAAGCTGCGGCTGCTCAACTCCAGCCATCAGGCCCTGTGCTACCTCGGCTACCTGTCCGGCTACCGCTACGCCCACGAGGTCTGCCAGGACCCGCTCTACGTGGAGTTCCTGCTGGGCTACATGCGCGACGAGGGCCGACCCACCCTGCCGGACGTACCCGGTGTCGACCTCGATGACTACAGCCGCACGCTGATCGAGCGATTCGCCAACCCCGAGGTGCGGGACACGCTCGCTCGGCTGTGTGCGGAGAGCTCGGACCGCATCCCGAAGTGGCTGGTCCCGGTCATCCGCGACAACTTGAAGGCAGGTGGCCAGGTGGATCGCTCGGCGCTGGTGGTCGCAGCCTGGGCGCGCTATGCCGAGGGCCTCGATGAGGCAGGCGAGCCGATCGAGATCGTGGACCACCGCAAGGACGCGGTCATGGCAGCCGCAGCGGATCAGGCCGAGGACCCGCTGGCGTTCCTGCGTGACACGACACTCTTCGGTGACCTCGCAGATCAGGAGGCCTTCACCAAGCCCTACCTCGCAGCGCTGAAGTCGTTGCACGACAACGGTGCTCGCGCAACGACAGAGGCGCTCGTCGAACGACTGCGCACCTGA
- a CDS encoding NAD(P)-dependent alcohol dehydrogenase, protein MRVSVLARAGVVELIERDRPTPAQDEVLVRVVAVGVCGSDTHYFDHGRIGHFVVESPLVLGHEAAGVIEEVGAEVDPSRVGQRVSIEPGVPCRRCRLCLSGHYNLCADMVFYATPPVDGALAEYVTIHEAFAHPVPDVLSDDAAALLEPLSVALWAAQRAGIRAGSRVLVTGCGPIGLIAVQTARAFGATDVIASDVNAHRLALAREMGATQALDTSAQVLSEVGVEADVLLECSGHPAATLDALRVLAPAGRAVLVGTGSHDLAIPLQLVQEKELELTGTFRYAGTWPVAINLVATGAVDLDRLVTAHFALAESSSALTAGRDDPHAVKSVIRPQE, encoded by the coding sequence ATGCGGGTCAGTGTGCTGGCGCGCGCCGGCGTCGTGGAGCTGATCGAGCGCGATCGTCCCACTCCCGCGCAGGACGAGGTCCTGGTGCGCGTCGTCGCCGTCGGAGTGTGCGGCTCGGACACCCACTACTTCGATCACGGCCGTATCGGACACTTCGTCGTCGAGAGTCCACTCGTCCTCGGCCACGAGGCGGCGGGTGTCATCGAGGAGGTTGGCGCAGAGGTCGATCCGAGCCGGGTGGGCCAACGGGTCAGCATCGAACCCGGCGTGCCTTGTCGACGCTGTCGCCTGTGCCTGTCCGGTCACTACAACCTGTGCGCGGACATGGTCTTCTATGCGACGCCACCGGTGGATGGAGCCCTTGCCGAGTACGTCACGATCCACGAGGCCTTCGCACACCCGGTCCCGGACGTGCTGTCCGACGACGCGGCCGCGCTTCTCGAGCCGCTCTCCGTCGCACTGTGGGCTGCTCAGCGTGCCGGCATCCGCGCGGGCTCGCGGGTGCTGGTCACCGGGTGCGGACCGATCGGCCTGATCGCGGTGCAGACTGCGCGGGCGTTCGGCGCGACGGACGTCATCGCCAGCGACGTCAACGCACACCGACTCGCGCTCGCCCGCGAGATGGGTGCCACGCAGGCTCTCGACACCTCGGCACAGGTCCTTTCAGAGGTAGGCGTGGAGGCGGACGTGCTGCTGGAGTGCTCGGGACACCCAGCAGCGACGTTGGACGCCCTACGGGTGCTCGCCCCTGCCGGACGAGCGGTTCTGGTCGGCACCGGCAGTCACGACCTTGCCATCCCGCTGCAGCTGGTGCAGGAGAAGGAGCTCGAGCTGACCGGCACGTTTCGTTATGCCGGCACCTGGCCGGTGGCGATCAACCTGGTAGCCACCGGAGCCGTCGACCTCGATCGACTGGTCACGGCACACTTCGCTCTCGCTGAGAGCAGCTCGGCGCTCACGGCCGGTCGTGACGATCCGCACGCCGTCAAGTCCGTCATCCGACCTCAGGAGTAG
- a CDS encoding zinc-dependent alcohol dehydrogenase family protein, with protein MSTMQGVVLPGDSTVEHVTVPVPEPGPGQVLLRVRASSICGSDIRAIYREHLGHGAEAYQGVIAGHEPCGEVVGLGAGSRRLVEGDRVVVYHIAGCGMCDECRRGYEVGCHSPHRAAHGWQRDGGHAEFLLAEERSCILLPEPLTFVDGALVSCGFGTAYEGLRRADVSGRDRLLVTGLGPVGLAACMLGRAMGATEVIGMDVVPERVELARRLGLVDGAVTSSDDLVRVVRECTGDGVEVAIDCSGNPQARELALRSTRPWGRTVFVGEGGDVTFAVSDLLIHKQIQLHGSWVTSVLHMEELLAELVRWELHPDVIVTDILPLSQAARAYELADGGRTGKVCLVTNAPEKSG; from the coding sequence ATGTCCACGATGCAGGGTGTTGTGCTGCCTGGAGACAGCACCGTCGAGCACGTCACGGTGCCTGTCCCCGAGCCAGGGCCGGGCCAGGTGCTGCTGCGGGTCCGCGCATCATCGATCTGCGGCAGCGACATCCGCGCGATCTACCGAGAGCATCTCGGTCACGGCGCCGAGGCTTATCAAGGTGTCATCGCCGGGCACGAGCCCTGCGGTGAGGTCGTCGGGCTCGGCGCGGGTTCGCGACGACTGGTCGAGGGCGACCGCGTCGTGGTCTATCACATCGCGGGTTGCGGCATGTGCGACGAGTGTCGGCGCGGCTACGAGGTCGGCTGCCACTCACCCCATCGGGCGGCCCACGGTTGGCAGCGCGATGGTGGGCACGCGGAATTCCTTCTGGCAGAGGAGCGTTCGTGCATCCTGCTGCCCGAGCCGCTCACCTTCGTCGACGGTGCTCTGGTCTCGTGCGGCTTCGGGACGGCGTACGAAGGACTCCGGCGAGCCGACGTGAGCGGCCGGGACCGGCTGCTGGTGACCGGGCTCGGTCCGGTGGGCCTGGCTGCTTGCATGCTCGGTCGCGCGATGGGTGCGACCGAGGTCATCGGCATGGACGTCGTGCCCGAACGGGTCGAGCTCGCGCGCCGGCTCGGACTCGTCGACGGTGCGGTCACCTCGTCAGATGACCTCGTGCGCGTCGTCCGCGAATGCACTGGGGATGGGGTGGAAGTCGCCATCGACTGCAGCGGCAACCCACAGGCCCGCGAGCTGGCACTTCGGAGCACGCGCCCGTGGGGTCGTACGGTCTTCGTCGGCGAGGGCGGCGACGTCACCTTCGCGGTCTCGGACCTGTTGATCCACAAGCAGATTCAGCTGCACGGCTCATGGGTCACCTCGGTGCTACACATGGAGGAGCTGCTGGCCGAGCTGGTGCGGTGGGAGCTGCATCCGGACGTGATCGTGACTGACATCCTGCCTTTGTCCCAGGCCGCCCGTGCCTATGAGCTGGCGGACGGCGGTCGCACAGGCAAGGTCTGCCTCGTGACGAACGCGCCTGAGAAGTCGGGGTAG
- the xylB gene encoding xylulokinase, translating into MERRLVAGVDSSTQSCKVVVCDADTGEVVREGRASHPDGSEVSATHWWRAYEKATSGGLLEGVAALAVGGQQHGMVTLDERGKLVRDALLWNDTRSSGAAEDLVRELGGALAWVDAVDCVPVASFTVTKLRWLAEHEPDNARRTHRVVLPHDWLTGQILQSRGGFHDWTTDRGDASGTCYWSATTGDYRHDLVELAFGRQLELPRVLGPAEVAGRTHDGAVVAAGTGDNMGAALGLGLRTGDVAVSLGTSGTVFAEHDAPIGDGNGYVAGFASATGGHLPLACTLNAARVLTAGASMLGTDLAGLDRLALEADPGAGGLTLLPYLDGERTPNLPESTGNLSGLTRSNATPANLARACVEGMLCNLAAGVDALRDKGIRVNRVLLIGGASASAAVRRVAPQVFGVPVVLPAPGEYVGLGAARQAAWALGGTDEPPQWDVARGLELEPPVGAALEAAREVRGRYDAWQQQVYPTGAAG; encoded by the coding sequence ATGGAGCGACGTCTCGTAGCCGGGGTGGACTCGTCCACCCAGTCCTGCAAGGTCGTGGTCTGCGACGCCGACACCGGAGAGGTGGTCCGCGAGGGCCGAGCCTCGCACCCAGACGGCTCCGAGGTCAGCGCCACCCACTGGTGGCGCGCGTACGAGAAGGCGACGTCCGGCGGACTCCTCGAGGGCGTCGCAGCGCTTGCGGTCGGCGGTCAGCAGCACGGCATGGTCACGCTCGACGAGCGCGGCAAGCTCGTCCGAGATGCGTTGCTGTGGAACGACACTCGCTCGTCGGGCGCGGCGGAGGACCTGGTGCGTGAGCTCGGTGGTGCGCTGGCGTGGGTTGACGCCGTCGACTGCGTGCCGGTCGCGAGCTTCACGGTGACCAAGCTGCGCTGGCTGGCCGAGCATGAGCCAGACAACGCGCGTCGCACACATCGAGTGGTTCTGCCGCACGACTGGCTCACGGGCCAGATCTTGCAGAGCCGGGGTGGGTTCCACGACTGGACGACGGATCGAGGCGACGCGTCCGGGACGTGCTACTGGTCTGCCACTACCGGTGACTACCGCCACGACCTGGTGGAGCTGGCCTTCGGCAGACAGCTCGAGCTCCCGAGGGTGCTCGGTCCGGCGGAGGTCGCGGGGCGTACACACGATGGGGCTGTCGTCGCCGCAGGCACCGGCGACAACATGGGAGCCGCGCTCGGTCTCGGTCTCCGGACCGGCGATGTCGCAGTGTCCCTCGGAACCAGCGGCACGGTGTTCGCCGAGCACGACGCACCCATCGGTGATGGCAACGGCTATGTCGCCGGATTCGCCAGTGCGACCGGGGGCCACCTGCCACTGGCCTGCACGCTCAACGCGGCCCGTGTGCTGACGGCTGGCGCGAGCATGCTCGGCACCGACCTCGCAGGGCTGGACCGATTGGCATTGGAGGCCGACCCGGGAGCCGGGGGTCTCACTCTGCTGCCCTATCTCGATGGCGAGCGCACCCCCAACCTGCCCGAGTCCACCGGCAACCTGAGCGGCCTGACAAGGAGCAACGCGACGCCCGCTAACCTCGCGCGCGCCTGTGTGGAGGGCATGCTGTGCAACCTGGCCGCCGGCGTTGATGCGTTGCGAGACAAAGGGATTCGAGTCAATCGCGTTCTCCTGATCGGCGGCGCCTCCGCGTCGGCAGCAGTTCGGCGCGTGGCGCCCCAGGTCTTCGGCGTACCAGTCGTCCTGCCTGCCCCGGGGGAGTACGTCGGCCTGGGCGCCGCGCGCCAGGCGGCTTGGGCTCTCGGTGGCACCGACGAGCCGCCCCAGTGGGACGTCGCGCGTGGCCTCGAGCTCGAGCCCCCTGTTGGGGCCGCACTGGAGGCCGCCCGGGAGGTCCGCGGCCGTTATGACGCTTGGCAGCAGCAGGTCTACCCGACCGGCGCTGCGGGCTGA
- a CDS encoding DUF952 domain-containing protein has translation MSRIYHLAEPADWAAAQRSGAYRISTRGRSLEDEGFIHASDEHQWPVVRRSFYADVAGDLLLLEIDPDLLSHQVIREVGNPETGEEFPHIYGPITPGAVVAVRTIRAPHDGVGQPAAPVG, from the coding sequence ATGTCGCGTATCTACCACCTTGCTGAGCCGGCCGACTGGGCGGCGGCCCAGAGGTCCGGTGCGTACCGGATCTCGACCCGGGGTCGTTCGTTGGAGGACGAGGGCTTCATCCATGCCTCCGACGAGCACCAGTGGCCGGTCGTCCGTCGGAGCTTCTACGCCGATGTCGCGGGCGACCTCCTCCTGCTCGAGATCGACCCGGATCTGCTGTCGCACCAGGTGATCCGCGAGGTGGGCAACCCTGAGACGGGTGAGGAGTTCCCACACATCTACGGACCGATCACGCCTGGTGCCGTGGTCGCCGTCCGGACGATCCGCGCTCCCCACGATGGAGTAGGTCAGCCCGCAGCGCCGGTCGGGTAG
- a CDS encoding SDR family oxidoreductase, translated as MTRIALIGGHGKVALLAIPLLVSQGDEVGAVIRNPDHAADVEALGATAVVADIEHMDQQEIESLLDGYDVVVWSAGAGGGSPERTYAVDRDAAVRSMDAATKAGASRYVMVSYFGAGPDHGVPQDNSFFAYADAKSAADARLAQSELDWTILRPSRLTDGPATGSVSVGADQDKSEVSRADVAATIAAVVDDSRTYRQTYEYNHGSTPIAEAFA; from the coding sequence ATGACTCGTATCGCCCTGATCGGCGGGCACGGCAAGGTCGCGCTCCTCGCGATTCCACTCCTGGTGTCGCAAGGCGACGAAGTCGGCGCCGTCATCCGCAATCCTGATCACGCGGCCGACGTCGAGGCGCTCGGGGCCACGGCTGTCGTCGCGGACATCGAGCACATGGACCAGCAGGAGATCGAGAGTCTGCTCGACGGGTACGACGTCGTGGTCTGGTCCGCCGGCGCAGGCGGGGGCAGCCCCGAACGCACCTATGCCGTCGATCGGGATGCTGCCGTGCGAAGTATGGACGCAGCGACCAAGGCCGGAGCCAGCCGCTACGTGATGGTGTCGTACTTCGGCGCGGGACCGGATCACGGTGTGCCCCAGGACAACTCGTTCTTCGCGTACGCCGATGCCAAGTCGGCCGCCGACGCGCGCCTTGCGCAGTCGGAGCTCGACTGGACGATCCTGCGACCGAGCCGCCTCACGGACGGACCCGCAACCGGGTCGGTCAGTGTCGGCGCAGATCAGGACAAGTCAGAGGTCTCGAGAGCCGACGTCGCCGCGACTATTGCGGCGGTTGTCGACGACTCGCGTACCTACCGGCAGACCTACGAGTACAACCATGGCTCGACGCCCATCGCAGAGGCGTTCGCCTAG
- a CDS encoding cupin domain-containing protein produces the protein MRIITLAETPARPVDAFSSKGFQVAGVGKFEPAHVAVLTLGPDGLIGRHPAVGEQLLVVLTGSARVSGADGATAIVSPGRAVLWHADEEHETEAGSEGLTALVVEGPFEPAPGLR, from the coding sequence ATGCGGATCATCACTCTGGCCGAGACTCCGGCGCGACCGGTGGATGCGTTCTCCAGCAAGGGTTTTCAGGTTGCTGGCGTTGGGAAGTTCGAGCCTGCGCACGTGGCCGTCCTGACCCTCGGCCCCGACGGCTTGATCGGACGGCACCCCGCAGTCGGGGAACAGCTGCTGGTGGTGCTGACTGGATCAGCACGCGTCTCAGGGGCCGACGGCGCGACGGCCATCGTGTCACCGGGGCGCGCAGTCCTGTGGCATGCGGACGAGGAGCACGAGACGGAAGCAGGCTCAGAGGGCCTCACGGCACTGGTGGTCGAGGGGCCGTTCGAGCCCGCTCCCGGTCTGCGCTGA
- a CDS encoding winged helix-turn-helix transcriptional regulator, whose translation MSERLSTHECVTDLLPVHLSGKWDDQIVMSLLDGPRRFGELLTALQPVTPKVLAASLRAMQRDGFVTRTAYDEVPARVEYELTELGRSLLDLLKARCAWTKEHLADLRAARAASDQLALESA comes from the coding sequence ATGAGCGAGCGTCTCTCCACCCATGAGTGCGTGACCGACCTCCTGCCCGTGCACCTGTCGGGCAAGTGGGACGACCAGATCGTGATGTCCCTCCTCGACGGACCACGTCGATTCGGCGAGCTGCTCACGGCGCTGCAACCGGTGACACCGAAGGTCCTGGCAGCCTCGCTCCGGGCGATGCAGCGGGACGGCTTCGTGACGCGGACGGCGTACGACGAGGTCCCGGCACGAGTGGAGTACGAGCTCACCGAGCTCGGGCGGTCCCTGCTCGACCTGCTGAAGGCGCGGTGCGCCTGGACCAAGGAGCATCTGGCCGACCTTCGCGCTGCGCGCGCCGCGTCCGACCAGCTCGCACTTGAGTCGGCCTGA
- a CDS encoding NAD(P)-dependent oxidoreductase, which translates to MTKLLVVGAGGRAGRAVVKQAAARGVAVTAAVRDPSAYGPVPDDVVLVRADVTDADSLAAAAAGHDTMVVTAARLDVDASEFFRAAATAVVDATTRAGVTRVVLTGIGTLWVSGHSSRLLDDPALPDEARTFSLGHLEQLRVVETADVDWLIVAPPPVFLEEDGDPHPWMVATSPEDAGPFSFADLGAALLDEALSPKHHREVLQVTRS; encoded by the coding sequence ATGACAAAGCTGTTGGTGGTGGGCGCAGGCGGAAGGGCAGGTCGCGCCGTGGTGAAGCAGGCGGCTGCGCGCGGTGTGGCCGTGACCGCTGCGGTGCGCGATCCGAGCGCCTACGGACCGGTGCCGGACGACGTGGTGCTGGTACGCGCTGACGTGACTGATGCCGACTCGCTGGCGGCCGCTGCGGCGGGCCACGACACGATGGTGGTGACGGCGGCACGGCTCGACGTCGACGCGAGCGAGTTCTTCCGTGCTGCGGCGACCGCGGTGGTCGATGCGACGACGCGAGCCGGCGTAACGCGCGTGGTACTCACCGGAATCGGCACGCTGTGGGTGAGTGGCCATAGCAGCCGGCTGCTGGACGATCCGGCGTTGCCGGACGAGGCGCGCACGTTCTCCCTCGGACACCTCGAGCAGCTGCGCGTGGTCGAGACGGCGGACGTCGACTGGCTGATCGTGGCACCGCCGCCGGTGTTCCTCGAGGAGGACGGTGACCCGCACCCGTGGATGGTGGCAACGTCACCAGAGGACGCCGGGCCGTTCTCCTTCGCCGACCTCGGCGCTGCGCTGCTCGACGAGGCTCTCTCGCCCAAACACCATCGTGAGGTACTTCAGGTCACGCGCTCCTGA